The Aythya fuligula isolate bAytFul2 chromosome 1, bAytFul2.pri, whole genome shotgun sequence nucleotide sequence AAAACAGTAACTAAGAAGTGAATATCCAACTTAATCAACAGAACTGATGCTCCCAACTAATAACACGTTCTTACAATACCTAATGTAAAACACACTTCAAGTTAATTCCAAGTAATTCCCTTTGAAACTATATATAACAATCTTCAtattaactgaagaaaattaagcaTGACACAGTTGAACATTCACTTCTTTGACAAGTTTACGTAAAGTCAGAAATTTGAATAATGAGCCAGGGGTTGCTGCCTAGGATAGCTGCTATGGTCTAACGTCCCCTTTGTATCTGtaacagtaaaacaaatttCTATGGCAGTATCTCAGCTGTTTGCAGTCAACTGTTGcaattcagctgctgctgacttTCTGAGTTGAGCTATACACTCCCTGCATAGAATAAGGATTAACACGTAATGAAACCTCAGTCACATCAGAACAGCAAGATTTCACTATTCACCATCCTCTTACTGGTAGGAACTTTTTGCTGTGCATATCTTAAATACCAGCAACACGTCTGTATGAttttcttacttaaaaaaaCAGATCATTTCACTGATCCAGTAAATCATGATATGCAGGGCACACAAACCACTTGTAAGACACTAGAAGAGTTGGTATAGCCAAGAATAAGAAAAAGTCATTATGGGTAGGATGGTATTTTTAGCCATAACTTTGAATGTGTGTAATCTGAACAAGGGTCCAAAAGCAGTTTAGAGTATAACAAGAAACTGTACTGTAATAGCCTTCTCCAGTGAATGAAATTTAAGTGCATGAAGGTATAGCAAAGGACTAAACCTCTGATAGGAAACTTGTGGCAGTATCTTaaatagaaaagggaaagacaTTCCAGATTTAAATCTGAGTAAAAGAGCAGTCATGGCTTTCTCACTTCAGTGAGATGATGCAtgctaaataaatgaaatcactgCAATCATGTCATCTCTTTCGTATTTTTGGTCACCAGTACCTAACCTTTGTTTTGTGTACAACAGGGGCTCTGCTATTACTTCTGCAGGGTATGTGAAAGATGATTGTGTAAAAGTAGTCCAGCTACACAAGATGACAACCCACACGCAAAAATTCTTCAGCCACCAGAACACCTAGTGGAACTGTTTTTAAGAGGTCTACAAATCACAAGACTGAATGAAGGATAATACAGTACCACCCTAGCTGAATATAGTATCCTATAAATCACCCTAGTGATATAGTATCACCTTAGCTGAAGTAGTCAGTAGAACAGCTAAATTGCTCCTAATAAAgtcttttcatataaaaatccTGGCAAGTCACGTAACTGAAGTCATTAGGACATGCAGAAATTCCCACCCTCACAACAGGCTGATCTAACAAATCCAAAACTGCATATGCTGATCTTGTATTCCTTGAGCCTAAGGGGATCATGTACTTCAGAGACCAGTGATAACCATGAAGATTTCCTGGTATGCAAACAAGCTGGGTGGTCCTGAGGAATTGTATGAAGTTGTGCGtgaggaaaggaaacatttttttccttcttcagaaaggaaaaagttgcCAGAAAGGTGATTGTGGTTGAAATTAATGagtcaagcaaaacaaacacctttGAAGTAGTAGCTAGCTACCACTGTAGCAAGAGATTAAGATTCTGACAACTATTAAGCACTAGAAAAGATTGTCTAGATACATTTTAAGTTAAAACAGGTGAGCAGCATTCACTTGGAATTATTTATCCATTGTTGATACTATTCTGGGTAAGAGATAGTCCTACTGACTTTCTTTAATCCTTTCAACGTTATTTTATCCCGATAGCCCCTAGCTAGCACAAACGGATAATCCATGAATAATTATATTTGCTTAGACATAGCAATTTATAATTCTGTTTGGAAAGATACTCTACTCCATTTGGTACTGGCTGATTAAACCCAAGTGACATGTGCAATAAGTGACAATGTATCCAGTGAACTAgtgattttgaaaacatttgcagtGATGTTGAGTTCAGAATACCACAGTGTAAAACAATAAGAAGCATGTGTTAAAACTGCAAGAAGAGTTTTCAGAAATCTGTATGTCCAACAGGAAACAAGGTAAATACTCTTGAGATATCCTATCTAAAGAGCTCAAATGTCAGATTAACATACCATTTTAGTAAGTGGAAGAAAAGAGTAGCATGAAAGCAATGTTTTGATTCCAGGTATGAGAGACTGTATTATTTAGCCAGCAGCTgaacactttgaaaaaaatttcAGACAGCCTTGTATTAGATTAATAAGTATTAACGGAACAGTCTTCTGAATGGAAGTCCAAGAACCAATAAAAGCCTCCCTTCTTACTTATTAGCacactttctgctttgttttccagagtaTGGAGCTTCAACcatggaaatataaataaaaatacatatacactGTAAGGGATACATTGTAAGGGATTCACCCTTACAATTACATTTATAAGAAGTGCAATGACATGTTGAGCCAGATGCACCATATTTCTTATAACATGTATGAAGATGTAACATGGATAAAGATTGCTGTTCAAGAACAAGAACATTCATAAGTACTTAACGCATTTTGGACAACAGTAACCAAAACCAGCACATCATATATTCTAACTATCCTAGGGCACAAGTGTGATGAAACATTACAGATGCCATCTTTCCATTCTTTCCATGGGGCTACCACAGTAATTAAATAGTAAGGTTACAAAAACAGGACATCTGTAACTAagtatttttcctgaaagaaaagagcaaactctccaccaaaaaaaaaaaaaaaaaaaaaaaggaagaccctAGGTATTTAAGTTGCctattagaagaaaatacttaaacTTAGGACTGCTAACAATTTGGGCTCCCAAATAGTTTGAAGCTGTGCAATTATTTGATTAGACATAAGCAACATTATCAAAGTCATTTTGGTATCTGCCTCAAACATTAACAGATTTGAGTCCTGAATAACACCAGCATTTCACCTCTTGCAAATGTAAGCCAACAACTTCATGAAAATCCTTCAAAAGTTAACATTCAAATAATGTTATTTTGCCAGTTGCAATACAGCACCACTAaacaagtacttttttttccccccatgtaCCAATACAGAAAGCAATTCGGAAAGAAGTCTTACCTGAATAATAGGAAGAAACCATAAATTTCAAGGATCATTCCTATCAAAGGCCAACCAATGAGAACTATGAGCACACCACCCAGGAAAAAGCCCGTCgctttcattttgtgtttttggaAGAAGAATCTAAATGTTCTTTCTAAACCGATAACAAAAGCCAAGCCAGCCACAAATAAAAcctaaaagagagaaaaaaataaagaaaacagctaaTTAAATTCCTAAGTTTAGAATGCATATATGTTCTAAAACATGAGATTGCTTTTTTGTACAACTTACTTTAATACCAAGACTGATCACGAGGGAGAATTgggcagtgttttcttttgtaaactCCACCTTAAAGTGCTATACCTGGCattctaaattttttttaagcagataGGTGAAAAATATTAGGAAGTGTACTGTTGTGATTTCTAACAAACAGTCGTGTCAGAAGACCTGGCTACAAAAATTGTCTTTCCTGTAATGTAAGTACCCTTGTTATCCACAATTGGTGCTGAAGCTTAGTTGGAGGAACCTTAGCTGTCAACAGTAGTGGGAACAGACATGCCGCAAAATCACCTCTGTTCTGCAGCATGGCCATCTTCAAAAGCTCATGCTGCAGAAAgtcaaaaacaggaaaaaaacaaacaaacaggaaagtcaaaacaggaaaaaaaacgcAGGGCATTACCAATTACCTTCTTTAGCTTTAACGGTGTAACTATTTACTAGATCCAATAGAGGCTGAACACTATCATGCTAGTGCAGACTATTTAAAGCCACTGTGAGCGTCTTTCAGCAACAGGGAAGTTACTTCATCCTGTAAGCATACACCTGGCCAACATTTTTTGCTGAAAAGGGACAGTATCTCAGATTTTACTCAAGATTAACATAAACCTGAACTTCATCCATTAGTGTTATTTAATAAActttaacactttaaaaaaaaaaaaaaaacaacaaaaaaaacacctctctaAGGATACAGTACCTTTTCCTGCATTATCTTTGCCTACCACAGAGCCTTTCATTGTCTCTTCCTCCCTATTCATCACTTTCCCTAAACTGGATCTCTATTTCCACcttccattaagaaaaaaatatgcgttattttatttcttactctTTTGCCATGCACCCTAATTCAAATGCATACTTTTGAATTTTCCTTTAGGAAATCTGAGTGTTTGATGCTGCTGCCACAGAAAGAAACTGATCAGTTTGGAGCACAGACTTTTAGGTATCACCAAAAGAGGATGCAAGTCTCTTTCAGGTTTTATGCTTTGACTGGCTGGCAAAGCTAGGAACAGCAGAGGCACAGCGATATCTGATTTAAGGGAACACCAcgttatttttcatttgttttgcattggGAATTTTATGCATCAGcactaggatttttttttaatcctgcttAAGCAGAAACTTCAATTTGGTAAAGACTGACGATATTACAGCTCACTACTATGAAAGACAATTGGCTCTTCTAAGCCCAGATCAAGAGCTCATGCTTCTCTCTTCCCTGataaagcacagcaaaacagagTTTAACAGAACACACAGAACATGTTAGTATTGTTATCCAAATAGATACTTAGCTTTGACAGTTATAAGAtcacaaaaaagaaatgtgttagTAATAACAGCCAACCTAAAAATCTTATTTGCATCAGCATAACTACTGTAAAACAAGTTGCTGCTTGTCTGAACAACATACCAAAGGCCTGACCTGGAGGTATGATGTTTAGATTGATAAGAGCTGCTCTAACTTTAATCAGGAAAAATGCTTCACTCAAACCATGAGCATAACTCCTCCTTTACACCAAGTTACCACGGTATTTTTGTGTCCCAGTTTCAATGTGATTAATATATTAAACTAAAAAGAGAACAATATATCATATACTTAATTCTGAGCAGTGCAGAATCTAAGACTGAAGAGTACAAACTTACATTTCCAATAGCCAGAAGGGCTTTGTCAAAGAAGAGAATCAttccaaagaaaaggaaaaacactccAAAGCCTGTTAAACCCATTCCAATctctgcaaaaagaaacaaaaaaaatcaagtatgtAACAAAACATGGCACCAGAAGAACTCATGCATAAAAATTGTGAGAAACCTGCAACAtttaataaagacattttaaattcacAGACAAGCTCCCAGTCTATTTCATGACTACTTAAAAAACATTCCTGAGCATACAAAGTCTTGTAGATACATTATTTCAATACCAGCTAGAGAAAGACTAACTGGTGGAAGCTGCTTATCATAAAAAGGATATATTTGAAACTATATACTGAAACCGAGTGCAACAAAAGCATGTATGCATATACACATATGGCAAAGATCCCTTTTGATATACTGCTAGCATGGAGAAAAGGATTTTGTGAACAAATGAAaccttgttttccattttcaactCTTATCCCATTTTGTTTGTTGCAGTAACACAAGTAACCCATCCTTCCCATCCTCCTGAGGCCTCACATCCCACCTCACATGGCACTACCACCCAACTTCTGGATTAAACACCATTCCAGACAAATGCTGTAGGCTCCTTCCAAATTACATGTGCTGACTGCTGTTGAATATTAGCTTGGGTTCCCTGCCAGCTGTCACAGAACTTGCAAATACTCTGAGTTCTGCCTGTCTGAAAAGGTTGGACAAGAAACACTGGGTAGGCAAGAGTAGGACAGAAACTttgcttctctgggaaaccagGCTAGAAGTGTCAAGCTATGATTAAAAGATATCATTTGGCAATAGCCTCCaatgcattttgaagaaaatacatacaaatacatcctactattaaaattaaacttgtAAGGCCTTCCTCTGACTCTCTCACAGACTGAATgaagaggaacagcagcaaCCTGGCTGCAAAAGCCTTTGCAGTTATCCATGCACTCACCATTATATTACCACTGTCCTTATGACTAGAGAAATTAGAAACCCACAGGATACATAAACATAGCTTAGCAAGAACAGCATTATTATAGATAGGCTGGCAATCCAGCATATATTGGGGACCCCAGTACTTTTGTATGGTCtagcctgaaaaacaaacaaccccaaacCTTCACCACTATCATTAGCCAAATTAAAGCCAGAACAGTTATCTGTAGGTATTTTCTTTGCCCATTTTGACTGCAATGTTGAGTTACTTGATTATTTATTGTTGCTTGAAGGGCTTAGCAGAAAAGTAGTATCATAGTGCCTATTTCAGACTtgtatataacaaaaaaaactttatttgtaGCAAATGAATTCAGAACAGCTCAGAGTAAAGAAACATTCAAATTCCTCAACTTCCTTAAGGGCTTCTCTTTCAGCAAGGCTGAAGACCACACAGTGTTAAATCTGTAATTGTACAATACTGTCCACCACACTAAACCTATGCTATGAACATTTTAACCACTAAGGATTAAAACTACTACATGAGCAGACATTTACAATATTTATGATGAAACAGACAAATTGCAAgttgtattttcagtgaaactgCTGACTGAAACTAATACAACAATTGCAGCCTGCCCTTTTCTCTAGTGCTCTTTACTTtagaagcagcagaaacaatCTGGGAGGAAAATAGTTGGAGGCAGTGCTCCAAAAGAGTTACCAGCTGCCAGTAAGACAGAGTTGCAGCCATTGGAAGTGAGTATTCATTCCTCCTTCAGAAACAACACAAAGTAGGGATCTAACAAGAAGCAGAGGCTGATTCCCAACAGCTGCTGCACTTACTACTCTACACATTCCTGTATTCACCTGAAACACATTTGTAATCACTGCTATGACAAATTCAGATTCTCTTTAGAAGCCAACCATGTTCTCTGGttagcagagggaaaaaaaaaaaaaaaaaaggaaaggaaaagagccCACCATTATCACATCAAAGATTCCTGCTGAAAGCTGATGAGATATTGGCAGAGGGAAGTGGGAAGTACTTCTAGACTCATCTCAAATAGATGTTACTGATCAGATTCATATTAGAACTCAgatcccctccccttccccccaagAATATCAAGTTCAGTATAACTAGCATTGCCATTGTGTACATCATCTTTGCAAACAATAAAGAAGGAAGTTTTATAGAGGGTGTGAGCTGGTTTTGAATGCCTTCTCCCTCCCACACCAGAATTATTACTATATTGCTCAAATACAACCTCAGTGTCTAGAATGCAGAAACACACACTAACCACATGAtgttctggtttttatttttttaaacaactgctTTCCCGAGAGGTGGGAGCAATGCTTTCTcaatgtttctgtgaaaatcCCATGAGCTGTGAGAGAGTATTGCAGCACTACATCAAAATCACTTCGCAAATACTAAAACTTAAGATACACTGGTTGTGAAAGTTCAGGGAAGACAACAGCATGTCCTCTACCTTTGGTATGAAAACAAGAATGGAATCATGCATTATAGTCCTTCAGAAGCTTTAGAGTTGGGTTTTCAAATGTCAACTAATGCAGTGCCCCTCTCCAGGTACTTATCACACTACTCCACTAATGACTCTACAGCTAACTATACTTTTTCCAAGCAGGAGTGAGTTTCAAAATATCTGAAGATATCTCcagaatttcagagaaataattaaattaaaaatcccCAAACTATACAGTATTTTACCTACTACTCTTGGATCTGAAAGTTAAAGGCAATAGAGTCAGCACAAGGAGTTAGGTGAAGGCCCCAAACAAGAAGCTAAGAAAAGTAAAACCAGAGAATAGATTTCTTCATCCTGAAGAgatattttgtttcctctaaTGAACAGTCTGGACATGATGATAGGTGAATACACAAAAGCAAAGCCCGCAATGATTTAATGGgtcataaaactgaaattaacaCTAAAAAGCTACTACCTACTCAGTAACAAACCATAAAATCACACTGAAATCATCTCGAGAAATCCCTCACCTGGAATCTTGCTAGCctgctttgctgcctgccttcATCCTTTGCCTTAGCTGTCTTTCCAGTACCCAGCTATCAAGATAAGTTTAtatctgagtttttttttttttttttaacagcttttacACACCCTCCTTCAAGTAACACTACAGTGGTTAGTGCACAGCCTTATTTCCTTTCACAGCAGCCACACTAATAAAGGACCATGTGTGTGACATTAGCATAAATCAGAGGCCTACCATTCTGCCTTACCTGGCAGTTTATGTGCCTGTGGACCCTCTctgtgtttttgctttctgcatctcTATCCCCCAGTGACGACAAGACCACGCTCCCATACAAGTGTTCCTTTATTGACTTTAGATTACGTGGCTGGCCCTCTCCTTACAACCCCTCCAAGACCACCTGAGAACTTCTACATCAGCAGGACCAAGCTGCAAGTGGCACCGTGCAGCCACCGAGGGGGACCCGCAGAGCACCTCTGCCACCCACACAAGGGGGGCACGAGAAGGGGGGcgccctgccagctgctgctcgctcagcacccagctcccATTCATTCAGCTCTATCCCACCCGCCCCCAGAGCCCCACACCGGGAAGCTCccggagcccagcccagccccacaagGCGGGGGGCACCAGCCCCGGGccagcagccccgctccccctgcccggcccgcCCAGCCCCGGCTGCGGGCCCCCCTCAGCGCGTCCCGGGCTGGGCGCGGCGCTCACTCTGCGTGTCCGACAGCGAGAtcatggcggcggcgggagcAGGAGCAAGAAGCAAacgggagcggagcggagcggcggCAGCAGCCACGTCCTCCGGAAACACGCAGCCCCTGCGCCTCGCCGCCGGCTGGAAGGAGGCCGGCAGCGGAAGAGGCGGAGCCCGGCAGCCATCGGGGCCGTTTTGGGGCCGTTTCGGGCTGTTTTGGGGCCGCGGCTGTAAGCGCCGAGGTGGCTCCAGCGGGGGCGGCTGGAGGTGCGGGTGGGCCTGGGAACGGCCGGGCTGAGTGCTGGTCTGCGACGTGAGTTCGgctttaagaagaaataaatttggtTCTTCAGTCGGGGGCTTATGGGGTGCTCGCCGGGGTGTGGGGGCTGCCCGCAGGttgtgccctgctgctgcgtCGCGTGAGCGGCGCTTCCTCGGCTGTGAAGGCGATGGAGTACGTGGAATGGCCTCAGgctgcgccaggggaggttcaggttggaaatgaggagacactTCTGCTCATAAAGaacagtcaggcactgggacgggttgcccggggaggtggtggagtcaccgtgtgcaaggagaggctggacgtggtgctgtGGGACATGGTTTACTGGGTGACACTGGGtgatggttggagcagatgatcttggagggctttccCATCCTGAATGGTTCCGTGATGGGCTGGGCTCCGTGTGCACCGTGCCCCTTGCACAGGGGGTACCTCAGAGTtgggggctggagggaaggggagtGAGGGAGCTCCCAGCGCCAGGACGCTGAGCCGCAGGGTGACAAGTGACGCTGGTTCCCAGCTTGTCATAGCTGTGGCCACCGCCTGTTTGCATAGCGGccttctgcctccccagcaggctgcttACAAAAAGCTCTAACGGGATGTGGTAGTAACCAGCTGTTCGTACAGTGGGGTGAAGCTGCCTAAGGGGCACAATGCTTTCACTTGCCTTTTGTCCAAAAAAGCTCCTAAGGTATGAGTTCATCTTTATTCAGCTCCTTAGGAGCTGCATTTTTGAGGAGTCAAAGGGTAGGTGGGGACtttgctggcagtgctgttaTAGAATCAGCTGGAAGGTATGCTGAGCTATGTCTTTTAGAGGCAGAATCTAAACTAACAGCTTACAGAGCCTCAGCGCAATAGAGGAGAACTATAGGTAACTTTAATTTGCTTCCCACACTTTGGATAAGAAAATGGCTTATGAGCTATCAGTCTGGTGATATTTGTGACTATTGCATTTATCTGGAGGGAACAGAAATAGTGTATTGCATTTGCAGATTGTCAGTTCTGTAGctactgatttttttgtatGTCCCTACCTGCTCTGTATTTTGGAGAAGCAAACATTTCCAGATGCTTTTGTGCAAGTGACAGGTGGTAGAAAGACAGGACTGTAACTCTGATTTTGTGGGTGACGTGGAAACTGCTGAATTATCCTATCAACTTCTGTCTGAAGTGTGGGACTTTGTTTTGCATACAGATTCTTCTGACAAATTCGGTCCTTTATTTGCATGTTCTttgtttatgtatgtatttttccaCCATTTGTAGGAACACAGTAAAATAGGTAGGATACAGATCAGCTTCTAGTGCTGGTCCACTGAATTAGCTCCCTTTCACCTTCTTTGGGTGAGTATCCTCTAGGTATTATGGTGGATACTTTTCTAATGGACAGAATGTAattgttctgatttttctgtaaagtaGTTGTTGAAGAGAACCAAAAAAGGTAGGCCTAGGGGAGGTCAATGACTGGTCTATATTACACCATTCATCTAttaagaaggaagagagagtgTTTTGTAAAATTTAAGTTTTGGTCAAAATTCACATGGTTTCATTGGAAGGCTGGTAAGCTCTGTGTAGCCTTAGGATCTGTTTATGACTTCTTATCTGTCCTttttgcagaagggaaaaaagtgtGTTGTCATGTAGttggatatttttattatggaCAGATTAAATGAACCTATACTTAACCTGTTATACTAACACCTtatatattaatgaaaaatttcttGCAGTAGATTTGTTCTAAATGTAGAAGGATTAgtaatgttgtgttttttttttttttcattattattagtGACAGTTTGGTTAAGCAAATTCTCCTGAGGATAGCCTTCTGTAATCTCCAGAGATGGCAGCTGTTGCAGGTAATCCAAAATTAGTATTCAGTGTGTtcattttgctgccttttggCTAACGGACTAGATCACATGATGttatttattgttctttatATGAATTTAATGTATGCAGAAAGGAGTGTGTCAGGTCTGTGTTGTTACACAttgcccagaaggccaactgcattctgggctgcatcaaaagaggagtggccagcaggtcaagggaggtgattgtccccctctgctctgcccttgtgaggccccacctggagtgctgcgtccaggtctggagcccccagcacaagaaggatgtgaagCTTTTAGAttgggtccagaggagggacacaaagatgatcaaggggcaggagcacctctcctacaaagataggctgggagagctggggatgttcagcctacagaagagaagggtGACCTCATcgcagcctttcagtacttaaaggggtcttataaaaaggatggataGGGACtcttgggtagataatgataggacaagggggaatgattttaaactgaaagaggggagatttagattagaggtcagaaggaaattcttctctcagagggtcgtgaggcactggcacaggctgcccagagtggttatggatgtcccatccctggaggtgttcaaggccaggctggatgaggcccgGGGCAACCTGATtactgggtggcatccctgcccatggcagggggtttgcaactgggtggtctttaagatccattccaacctgagccattctgtgattctatactTCAGATGTGAAGAAAAAGGTCTTTTCATAGGATggtagaatggtttgggttggaagggaccttttaagatcacctggtccaggcctcctgctttttttttttttttttttttttttttttgaactgaataactttttgtttcttggattaaaaactaaaatttaaGTAGGTGTATCTGGCCAAATGACTTGGCTTTCAGTGCTTTGACAGTATGCTTCATATTTTAAGACACTTTCAACTCATTCCTGCTGAATGAAAGTGGGCATTTTGGAAGACAAGTATCCCCATTTTGTGCCATTTATA carries:
- the GOLT1B gene encoding vesicle transport protein GOT1B isoform X1; amino-acid sequence: MISLSDTQKIGMGLTGFGVFFLFFGMILFFDKALLAIGNVLFVAGLAFVIGLERTFRFFFQKHKMKATGFFLGGVLIVLIGWPLIGMILEIYGFFLLFRGFFPVVVGFIRRVPVLGSLLNLPGISSLVDKVGESNNMV
- the GOLT1B gene encoding vesicle transport protein GOT1B isoform X2 — protein: MISLSDTQKIGMGLTGFGVFFLFFGMILFFDKALLAIGNVLFVAGLAFVIGLERTFRFFFQKHKMKATGFFLGGVLIVLIGWPLIGMILEIYGFFLLFRGFFPVVVGFIRRVPVLGSLLNLPGISSPT